One window from the genome of Podospora pseudocomata strain CBS 415.72m chromosome 6, whole genome shotgun sequence encodes:
- a CDS encoding hypothetical protein (CAZy:AA1; COG:Q; EggNog:ENOG503NVU0), which translates to MRFSFFFGTFLGWATWTVAVPLEHTKRQSCANGPTARNCWGDFSIDDDVTYTWPDTGVTRSYSFDVGLATLAPDGVEKVMMVVNGQYPGPTIEANWGDSVQVEVCNNLSQNGTSIHFHGVRHLNTNHADGAVSQTECPIAPGDCHTYRFKATQHGSSWYHSHYSLQYGDGLLGAIVIRGPTTANWDIDLGPLLITDHYHESVFDLADEPLTSLIGIPPVAVNGLMNGKNAYLTGTGSRAEFTFTPGKKHLLRLVNTGSEMIFRFAVDQHRMTVVAMDFIPIQPFETDTLLIAIGQRYDVIIEADQSPDVAYWARGVPMTSCFAINLMSTDIRAIVRYESDTPVTGDPTSTSWLMLDTCADEDLSNLVPHITHSVGPSALTQNFNAVLLPSQGDNYAVRWRVGGSEPYRPPKNNPVVKQVIDTAAVNLTADFNPIDLTSLAPSSWVYLIVESLAPLPHPLHLHGHDTYVLARGTGPYVELLTSLDLESPPRRDTFNLPQSGYVVLAFQTDNPGSWLLHCHIQWHIHQGFALTLVEGSPSSIQGVYGSGEDAEMRRICQNWGSSGLETTD; encoded by the exons ATGAGGTTCAGCTTCTTTTTCGGAACCTTCCTCGGCTGGGCCACTTGGACGGTTGCTGTCCCTCTCGAGCACACCAAGAGACAGAGTTGCGCGAATGGCCCGACCGCGAGGAACTGCTGGGGTGACTTCAGCATCGACGATGACGTGACTTATACATGGCCTGACACAGGCGTGACCCGCTCT TACTCGTTTGATGTCGGCCTGGCAACCCTTGCGCCAGATGGAGTCGAGAAAGTCATGATGGTTGTCAACGGACAGTATCCAGGACCTACCATTGAAGCAAACTGGGGCGACAGCGTCCAAGTCGAAGTCTGCAACAACTTGTCCCAGAACGGGACCAGCATTCACTTTCACGGCGTGCGTCATTTGAACACCAACCATGCCGATGGTGCTGTCTCTCAGACCGAATGCCCTATTGCGCCAGGTGACTGCCACACCTACCGCTTCAAAGCCACCCAGCACGGCTCCAGCTGGTACCACTCCCACTATTCGTTGCAATATGGCGATGGGTTGCTTGGAGCCATTGTGATCCGCGGGCCTACCACGGCCAACTGGGATATTGACCTCGGGCCTCTGCTCATCACCGATCACTATCACGAATCAGTCTTTGATCTGGCAGACGAACCCCTGACCAGCCTCATCGGCATCCCCCCGGTTGCTGTGAATGGTCTGATGAATGGCAAGAACGCGTACTTGaccggcaccggcagccGTGCTGAGTTCACCTTTACTCCTGGAAAGAAGCACCTTTTGCGCCTCGTCAACACCGGCTCAGAGATGATCTTTCGCTTCGCAGTCGACCAGCACCGCATGACCGTGGTAGCCATGGATttcatccccatccagccTTTCGAAACCGATACactcctcatcgccatcgGCCAGCGCTACGATGTCATCATCGAAGCCGACCAGTCTCCTGACGTTGCGTACTGGGCTCGAGGTGTTCCCATGACGAGCTGTTtcgccatcaacctcatgTCAACCGATATTCGGGCCATTGTCCGGTACGAATCCGATACCCCCGTCACAGGCGACCCAACAAGTACCTCGTGGTTGATGCTCGACACTTGCGCGGACGAAGACCTCTCCAACTTGGTGCCTCATATTACTCATTCGGTCGGCCCATCTGCCCTCACTCAGAACTTTAACGCTGtgctcctccccagccagGGCGACAACTACGCAGTGAGATGGCGAGTAGGCGGTTCTGAGCCGTACCGCCCGCCCAAGAACAATCCCGTTGTGAAGCAAGTTATTGATACCGCGGCTGTCAACCTCACAGCCGACTTCAATCCCATCGACCTGACGTCTTTGGCTCCCTCGTCATGGGTGTATCTCATCGTCGAGTCACTTGCTCCACTGCCTCACCCTCTGCATCTTCATGGCCATGACACGTATGTTCTAGCCAGAGGAACAGGGCCGTATGTGGAGCTCCTGACGAGCCTGGACCTGGAGAgtccgccgaggagggaCACGTTCAATCTACCGCAGAGCGGGTATGTGGTGTTGGCGTTCCAGACAGACAACCCGGGCAGTTGGTTACTCCATTGCCATATCCAGTGGCATATACATCAGGGGTTTGCCCTCACTTTGGTGGAAGGGAGCCCTAGCTCGATTCAGGGCGTCTATGGAAGTGGCGAGGATGCGGAGATGAGAAGAATTTGTCAGAACTGGGGTTCGAGCGGCCTGGAGACGACGGATTGA
- a CDS encoding hypothetical protein (EggNog:ENOG503NVM3; COG:G), which yields MVPMRSGSGTGITPLDEADDWAEDWHQPGGGGGANGGANGGANGVSEEAGGAIRLRDWTARSNTDEDDDARSQYGSEISKEDADVTTALIFTEGGPLGEPEPKRGRFWFSPPGGKGEETDLDAIATQRSVFDDPDLAGQYQPQPDWENIHRFDPSARWTWREERALIRKVDFKIMLWTCLMFCALEMDRANIRQAVTDDLLPELGLTTNDYNLGNSLFAFSFLCAEVPSQLISKYLGCDIWIPLQMVLWSLVASSQFTLSGRFGYLASRVLLGMLQGGFIPTVVLYLSYFYKANELTIRMGFFWTSMVFADIFAALSAFGLLHMRGVGGYSGWRWLFLIEGMVTLIFGILSFGLMPAGPTQTAGWLRGEKGWFAPREEVILVNRIIRDDPSKGGMHNREPVSPRLLLKSLLDFDLWPIYLIGLFNHVPYATPTSYLTLSLKGMGFSTFQTNLLVIPSQVLHIVNMIILTYVSEFTGQMSLIAIIPQFWAIPFLVFLRFVDTTTVSKWTVWLVMTFFLGSPYSHPIQVGWISRNANTVRSRAVGSAVYNMCVQGGSIIGANIYREDDAPHYTRGNTVLLSILAFNIVLYLSTKAYYVWRNRSREEVWNAMSESEREKYLAENWDAGNKRLDFRFAS from the exons ATGGTTCCGATGAGATCAGGATCGGGCACCGGCATTACACCACTCGATGAGGCAGATGACTGGGCAGAAGACTGGCACCAgcctggcggtggtggtggtgccaatGGTGGTGCCAATGGTGGTGCCAATGGTGTCAGTGAGGAGGCAGGTGGTGCTATAAG ACTGCGAGACTGGACAGCAAGATCAAACacggacgaggacgatgatgccAGATCACAATATGGCTCCGAGATTAGCAAAGAGGACGCAGATGTCACCACGGCCTTGATATTCACCGAGGGCGGCCCCCTCGGCGAGCCAGAGCCAAAAAGGGGACGGTTTTGGTTTTCACCCCCTGGAGGCAAGGGGGAGGAAACGGATCTTGATGCCATCGCCACGCAACGAAGTGTTTTTGACGACCCTGACCTGGCGGGACAataccaaccacaaccagaCTG GGAAAACATCCACCGCTTCGACCCGTCAGCAAGATGGACATGGCGCGAGGAGCGAGCACTGATCCGCAAAGTCGACTTCAAAATCATGCTCTGGACCTGCCTCATGTTCTGCGCCCTGGAGATGGACAGAGCCAACATTCGACAGGCTGTCACGGACGACCTGCTGCCTGAACTTGGACTGACCACCAACGACTACAACCTCGGCAATTCGCTCTTTGCCTTTTCGTTTCTGTGTGCCGAGGTTCCATCGCAGTTGATCAGCAAGTACCTGGGCTGTGATATCTGGATACCGCTGCAGATGGTGCTCTGGTCGCTGGTGGCGTCAAGTCAGTTTACGTTGAGCGGAAGGTTTGGGTATCTGGCgtcgagggtgttgttggggatgCTCCAGGGAGGGTTTATACCGACTGTGGTGCTTTACCTGTCGTATTTTTACAAGGCGAACGAGCTGACGATACGGATGGGGTTCTTTTGGACATCGATGGTGTTTGCGGATATTTTTGCGGCGCTGTCAGCTTTTGGGTTGTTGCATAtgcgtggtgttgggggatattcggggtggaggtggctcTTTTTGATCGAG GGAATGGTGACACTTATCTTTGGAATCCTGTCCTTTGGTCTCATGCCGGCTGGCCCGACGCAGACTGCTGGTTGGCTCAGGGGTGAAAAGGGGTGGTTTGCACCGAG ggaGGAAGTTATCCTCGTTAATCGTATTATCCGTGACGACCCTTCTAAGGGAGGCATGCACAACCGGGAACCAGTATCCCCAAGGCTCCTCCTGAAGAGTCTGCTTGATTTTGACTTGTGGCCGATATATCTGATTGGTCTCTTCAATCATGTACCCTATGCCACGCCAACCAGCTATCTGACGTTGTCGCTCAAAGGGATGGGGTTCTCGACATTCCAAACCAATCTGCTGGTGATTCCGTCGCAGGTGCTCCATA TCGTAAACATGATAATCCTGACCTATGTCAGTGAATTCACTGGTCAAATGTCACTGATTGCCATCATACCTCAGTTTTGGGCAATCCCCTTCCTGGTCTTTTTACGGTTCGtagacaccaccacagtGTCCAAATGGACGGTCTGGTTGGTCATGACCTTCTTCCTGGGATCACCATATTCGCACCCCATCCAGGTCGGATGGATCTCTCGCAATGCCAACACTGTCCGCAGTCGTGCTGTGGGCAGTGCTGTGTACAACATGTGCGTCCAGGGCGGCAGTATTATCGGGGCTAACATCTACCGCGAAGACGATGCGCCACACTACACTCGCGGCAACACGGTACTGCTGTCGATACTGGCCTTCAATATCGTTCTCTATTTATCAACCAAGGCATACTATGTATGGCGGAACCGAAGCCGAGAGGAGGTCTGGAATGCCATGTCAGAGAGTGAGCGGGAGAAGTACCTGGCAGAAAACTGGGATGCCGGAAACAAGCGGTTAGATTTCAGATTTGCATCTTAA